From the genome of Cloacibacillus sp., one region includes:
- a CDS encoding DMT family transporter gives MKISKNTLKGTLCVIAAGMCWGTTGTIQAFTPKGASSLSIGAARVVFAGVVLLIYMLIKKRGGLFRGGWSVKGVLLAAAGLAAYQLTFFSAVRLTGVAVGTMVAIGSAPPVAGIFGRILFKEQLPWRWYAATILAVTGCVMLVLGGNTGALSVSALGVFLAFSAALSYALEGVGLRLIKRDPYDVIAVVSAVSGLMALPWLLAGDISWMLEPRGALCMGLLTFLSTIIPYTLFTIGIQNIELGTAYTLSLSEPLTAWLLSTVLLGERLSWIASLGVGILFCGILLLACNKNKG, from the coding sequence ATGAAGATATCGAAAAATACCCTAAAGGGAACACTATGCGTCATCGCGGCGGGCATGTGCTGGGGCACGACGGGAACGATACAGGCCTTCACGCCGAAGGGAGCCTCCTCGCTCTCCATCGGCGCGGCGCGCGTCGTCTTCGCGGGCGTCGTGCTTCTTATATATATGCTGATAAAAAAGAGGGGAGGACTCTTCCGCGGCGGCTGGAGCGTGAAGGGCGTGCTGCTTGCCGCGGCTGGGCTTGCCGCCTACCAGCTCACCTTCTTCTCCGCCGTGCGTCTTACCGGCGTCGCTGTAGGTACGATGGTGGCGATCGGCAGCGCCCCGCCGGTCGCGGGCATCTTCGGGCGGATACTATTTAAAGAACAGCTGCCGTGGCGTTGGTACGCCGCCACCATACTGGCGGTGACCGGCTGCGTCATGCTCGTACTGGGCGGCAACACCGGCGCCCTCTCCGTCTCCGCCCTCGGCGTCTTTCTCGCCTTCAGCGCCGCGCTCTCCTACGCGCTTGAGGGAGTGGGGCTGCGCCTCATAAAGCGTGACCCCTATGACGTTATTGCGGTCGTCAGCGCCGTAAGCGGCCTCATGGCGCTGCCGTGGCTGCTTGCCGGTGACATCTCCTGGATGCTTGAGCCGCGCGGCGCCCTCTGCATGGGGCTGCTGACCTTCCTCAGCACCATCATTCCGTACACGTTATTTACTATCGGAATACAGAATATTGAACTTGGGACGGCCTATACCCTGTCGCTCTCCGAGCCGCTCACCGCCTGGCTCCTCTCTACAGTGCTGCTTGGCGAACGTCTATCATGGATTGCTTCGCTTGGCGTAGGCATACTTTTTTGCGGTATTTTGCTGCTTGCCTGCAATAAAAATAAAGGCTGA